The DNA segment AAAGAATTCCAACCTCACGTGTATCATCACGTGAAGTTGGATTGATTCGAAGGAAGAATCAAAAAAGGGTAACCATCTCTAGAAAGAATCATAACAACAAGTATTGATTAACGAACTGCCACCACTGCACAAGCCTTTGCAAATTCTTTTGACTCCAATTCAGCTTTGTGTTCGAATTTAGAAATTCCATGTGCACGGAAAGCATCACTTGCTTTTTTTGCATAAGTAGAAGCTTCACAAAAGTTACCAGCTTTTGAATAGGCTTGGCTTGCTAGGTATTGGATTGAAGCAAAACTTTTATGGGATTTCATACCAATAGCTTCACGAATTTTAATCGCACGGTCATAATGAGTAGAGGCTAAATCAAACTCTCCCATTCCTTCTTCTTCGTTCGCCATTTTCACAAGTTCATTGGAAATGGCAGCCAAGGTTTCGTTATCGTATTGGCCAATGAGGGAAGCTACATCATCATTCAAAAAGGAGGACTCTCCAGCTTTCACTGAGAAGTTGATTGCTAAAATGATGATGGTTAAGAGTAGTTTTTTCATATTCCCTCCGAACTGCTGTTCATGAGAATAGATGCAACTATCGTGCCAACATGAGATCCCTCTAAAACCCCATAGATCTGCCTTTTGCGGAGATTCGGAAAGGATTGGGCCCTTCAATGTGCTGAAAATTTACGCAGATTGAGTGGTTTGCAAGAAATTGCCTAGAAAAACAGGGAAAACAAAGCAAATCCCCCTCCTTCCTTGGTTGGGAAGAAGGGATTTGATTCCCATGTGACTGGTCTTGGTAGGTTGATTTTGAGCTGAAACTTACTTCAATTCGTCGTCAGAGATTTCCAATTCACGTTGTAAGAAGTCATTTAGGTCCATCGATCTGTAGTGGTCTCTGTCCCCATCACATTGCCGTCCACCAGGGACAGACAAGGTTCGGCCCGCAATTGTGATTGGTTTTAAGAATAAATTTCCGGTGAGAGGGCAATTTGGTCCTGGTGAAAGTCCGTTAAATGCACAAGTTGCCCCTTTGACCACATCGGCAGGAATTTCATCCGATTTGCCATTGGGGTAAAAACTTGGATAAGGCCCTTCGTTGTAAAAACGAGAATACATTTTCCCCCAAATGGGCGCTGCAACACCAGCCGCTGTGACTCCTTTTCCAAGAGAAAGAGAAGATTTATCAAAACCCATCCAAACAATGGATGTGTATTTTGGATCAAAACCAGCATACCAAACATTGGTATAAGAAGATGTAGAACCTGTTTTTCCACCAGATTCCCCTTTATAATTCCCTTTGTCTGCAGCACGCAGGGCCTGGGTTGGTGTTCCTCCCATGGCCACACCAATTAACATTTGTTTGATAATATAAGCTGTGGCTTCTGGAATGATTTGGATGGTTCCATTTTTGGCTTCTTCTGCCAAAGTTTCTTGGACTTCCTTTTCTTTATTATAAACAACAGTTCCACTTTGATTTAACACATAACGAACACTAAATGGGATTACATCTTTTCCTTTGTTTGCTAGGATAGAATATCCAAGAGCCATTTCATAAGGTGTGAGTTCTGCTACACCCAGTGCAAGAGCAGGTCCTGTTGGGAACCTGGCTTTATTTGTTTTTGTGACTTTTGATGCAAAATCAATGACTGAATCTGTTCCTGTTCGCATGAGAACTTGGACTGAAACGATGTTAAGTGATAAAGATAAAGCACGAGATAATGGAACCATTCCTCGGAAATCACCAGAAATGTCTTGAGGGGAATACCCTTCCCCTTCTTCCGTAATGGTTGTAAGTGGTGCATCCATAATTCCCGTTCCCGATCCAACGGCCCGGTTTTGGATGGCAGCTGCGTATACAAATGGTTTGAATGCAGAACCTGTTTGGCGTCTTGCTTGCATCGCACGGTTAAATTGATTTTTAGGAGAGAACCTTGAACCACCCACCATGGTTTGGATATAACCAGTTTGGTGGTCGATGGTAATGATAGCACCTTCTACGTGTAAGTTGGAAGAAAATACAAGAGAGGATCTTTGGAATTCTTTAACAGCTGCACTTTCGTTTTCGGAAGGGATAAAATCCGTTAACAATTCCAGAGCCGGTGCCATTTCTTTTTCTAAATGCAAACGAAATACTTGTCTATCATCCAAACTTGTTACGTATGGAACACCAACTGGAAAAATAGATCCGAACAAATTGTATAAAGAAACAAGACCTCGATCGGCACGACCCGCATAACGGAAGTTTGCACCAAAAGCGGATTTGTCTTGTTCGATAAGACCCATTCTCAGTTCTTCTTCTGCAATTTCTTGTTTTCTCACATCAAGTGTGGTATAAACGCGAAGCCCACCAGTGTATAAAGCCTCTTCTCCCAATTCCTTCTCCAAAATTTGGCGTACCCACTCTGTAAAATATGGGGCACGGTTCAGTTTGGCACCCCAAGTAGAACGAGATGGTGATTGAGTGATGACAACTGGCCAATACCGTTCCCAAAAATCATCGTGGATCTTTTTTACTTGGTCTTTGGGAATAAAACCATTTTTTGCCATGAGTCCAAGCACAACCATATGAGCTTGTTTGGCTTCTTTCGGGTTTTTGAAAGGGGAATAGGTAACAGGTGCCTTGGGAAGTCTTGCTAAAAGTGCTGCTTCGGCGATACTTAAGTCTCTAACATCTTTTTGGAAATAAACATTGGCTGCAGACGACAAACCAGTTGTTCCATGGCCCAAATAAATTAAGTTAAAATAAATTTCTAAGATTTCTTCTTTGGTGTATTCTTGTTCAATTTGTAAGGTAAGAAGTGCTTCGAGGAATTTACGTCCAAACGTTTTTTTCCTTTGTTGTAAGATGGTTTTTGCTAACTGTTGGGTTAAGGTGGATCCACCTTGTACAATCCGTCCTGCAAAAATATTCTTGATCGCAG comes from the Leptospira ellinghausenii genome and includes:
- a CDS encoding tetratricopeptide repeat protein, with the translated sequence MKKLLLTIIILAINFSVKAGESSFLNDDVASLIGQYDNETLAAISNELVKMANEEEGMGEFDLASTHYDRAIKIREAIGMKSHKSFASIQYLASQAYSKAGNFCEASTYAKKASDAFRAHGISKFEHKAELESKEFAKACAVVAVR
- a CDS encoding penicillin-binding protein 1A, whose translation is MNKEKTLRITITTFFSIALLGGLFFGYILSEVNKGKELQKLASYQPTTPTKLYDTNGVLFAELYRHKQELLKYSDIPPHVIHAFLSVEDDNFFNHFGIDFLAIVRAAIKNIFAGRIVQGGSTLTQQLAKTILQQRKKTFGRKFLEALLTLQIEQEYTKEEILEIYFNLIYLGHGTTGLSSAANVYFQKDVRDLSIAEAALLARLPKAPVTYSPFKNPKEAKQAHMVVLGLMAKNGFIPKDQVKKIHDDFWERYWPVVITQSPSRSTWGAKLNRAPYFTEWVRQILEKELGEEALYTGGLRVYTTLDVRKQEIAEEELRMGLIEQDKSAFGANFRYAGRADRGLVSLYNLFGSIFPVGVPYVTSLDDRQVFRLHLEKEMAPALELLTDFIPSENESAAVKEFQRSSLVFSSNLHVEGAIITIDHQTGYIQTMVGGSRFSPKNQFNRAMQARRQTGSAFKPFVYAAAIQNRAVGSGTGIMDAPLTTITEEGEGYSPQDISGDFRGMVPLSRALSLSLNIVSVQVLMRTGTDSVIDFASKVTKTNKARFPTGPALALGVAELTPYEMALGYSILANKGKDVIPFSVRYVLNQSGTVVYNKEKEVQETLAEEAKNGTIQIIPEATAYIIKQMLIGVAMGGTPTQALRAADKGNYKGESGGKTGSTSSYTNVWYAGFDPKYTSIVWMGFDKSSLSLGKGVTAAGVAAPIWGKMYSRFYNEGPYPSFYPNGKSDEIPADVVKGATCAFNGLSPGPNCPLTGNLFLKPITIAGRTLSVPGGRQCDGDRDHYRSMDLNDFLQRELEISDDELK